One Methylocapsa sp. D3K7 DNA window includes the following coding sequences:
- the pgeF gene encoding peptidoglycan editing factor PgeF: protein MTDALPTPLRASLLEGPGFSHGFFTRRGGVSTGVYASLNGGVGSKDDPSAVAENRHRMATCLKIAPANLLVPYQIHSPDALVVTQAFAERPRCDALVTATPGLGLGVTGADCGMILFADTEARVIGAAHAGWKGALTGVLEATLAAMETLGARRAATVAAIGPTIAQKSYEVGAEFAERFVEASESYAGFFADSPNDGHFLFDLPGFIALRLWLAGIGSFEDLARDTYAEPETFYSYRRSVHKNEPDYGRQIAAIALV, encoded by the coding sequence ATGACGGACGCATTGCCAACACCCCTGCGAGCCTCTCTGCTCGAAGGGCCAGGCTTCTCGCATGGATTTTTCACGCGGCGGGGCGGCGTCTCGACCGGCGTTTACGCGTCGCTGAATGGCGGCGTCGGCTCAAAAGACGATCCCAGCGCCGTCGCCGAGAACCGCCACCGGATGGCCACCTGTCTTAAAATTGCCCCCGCGAATCTGCTCGTGCCTTACCAAATTCATTCGCCCGACGCTCTGGTGGTGACGCAAGCCTTTGCCGAGCGTCCGCGCTGCGATGCCCTCGTGACCGCGACGCCCGGTCTTGGTCTTGGTGTCACCGGCGCAGATTGCGGCATGATCCTTTTTGCTGACACTGAGGCGCGGGTGATCGGCGCCGCGCATGCCGGCTGGAAAGGCGCCTTGACCGGCGTTCTCGAAGCGACACTTGCGGCGATGGAAACGCTGGGCGCCCGCCGCGCCGCGACGGTGGCGGCGATCGGCCCCACGATCGCCCAGAAAAGCTATGAGGTCGGCGCCGAATTCGCGGAACGTTTCGTCGAGGCGTCGGAAAGCTATGCCGGTTTCTTCGCGGATTCGCCGAACGACGGGCATTTCCTGTTCGATCTGCCAGGCTTTATCGCGTTGCGCTTGTGGCTAGCGGGCATCGGCTCGTTCGAGGATTTGGCGCGCGATACCTATGCCGAGCCCGAGACTTTCTATTCCTACCGCCGCTCGGTGCATAAGAACGAACCCGATTACGGCCGCCAGATCGCCGCCATCGCGCTCGTTTAG
- a CDS encoding OmpA family protein has translation MPKFDTGGKTSAVSLLVPAAAVLVTLGLFWHSITVGSAGDRFVFQPAPIMVETAAAPLPPAMSQAAENLDASFTVTAGWIENLGALVGRSNGQDLQMQAGGGGFHVAAASSQTNLAWVIAPLPAGQMPQFVVAAVTGKSPPKMKLALSTRELQNQAAVDFPIIVFPPNSTTVPSRNIPILRQAAIQIKQLPSGTLVQLRGYTHGTRTSANDVRLSQQRADSVYRILVREGVSPAMLSAKGFGGTISLAGADRIGEGRSTSTTGAMGRGEADRRVEFGIIPPGQ, from the coding sequence ATGCCAAAGTTCGATACGGGGGGTAAAACTTCGGCAGTTTCGCTGCTTGTGCCCGCCGCGGCTGTGCTTGTGACGCTCGGATTGTTCTGGCACTCCATCACGGTCGGCAGCGCCGGCGACCGATTCGTATTCCAGCCGGCTCCCATCATGGTGGAAACCGCAGCGGCGCCCCTTCCTCCCGCGATGTCGCAAGCTGCTGAAAATCTCGATGCGAGCTTCACGGTAACGGCGGGATGGATTGAAAATCTCGGTGCCTTGGTTGGCCGTTCGAACGGCCAGGACTTGCAGATGCAAGCTGGGGGCGGCGGCTTTCATGTTGCGGCAGCCTCATCCCAGACAAACCTTGCTTGGGTGATTGCTCCCCTCCCGGCGGGTCAAATGCCGCAATTTGTTGTGGCGGCGGTGACCGGAAAAAGCCCGCCCAAAATGAAGCTCGCATTAAGCACCAGAGAGCTGCAAAATCAGGCTGCGGTTGATTTCCCAATCATTGTTTTCCCGCCCAATAGTACAACGGTCCCTTCGCGCAACATCCCCATCCTGCGGCAGGCCGCAATACAGATCAAGCAATTGCCTTCCGGAACGCTGGTTCAATTGAGGGGCTATACGCATGGCACGCGTACGTCGGCCAATGATGTGAGGCTTTCGCAGCAGCGCGCGGATTCGGTGTACCGAATCTTGGTGAGGGAAGGCGTAAGCCCGGCTATGCTGAGCGCCAAAGGGTTCGGCGGCACAATATCTTTGGCTGGGGCAGACCGGATTGGGGAAGGGCGCAGCACCAGCACCACCGGAGCAATGGGCCGCGGGGAAGCGGACCGGCGCGTCGAGTTTGGGATAATTCCGCCCGGCCAGTGA
- a CDS encoding Pls/PosA family non-ribosomal peptide synthetase, whose protein sequence is MLHSLATAQVSLEDDAHSAHPLGGILLGPARPDLIRDELLCEIFAATVASRPAAAAMITAEGRLTYAEIDARAENLARRLVQKGVHPGRIVGLWMPRGHELLIAQIAVAKTGAAWLPFDADAPSERVAICLSDAEAWGVLTSSAFAAMLTAPCPAWTYAGLLAEPVDAFDTTKVDARALGARPDDPAYLIYTSGSTGTPKGIVISGRNICHYLRSANEVYGVQDSDVVFQGASVAFDLSMEEIWIPYLVGATLFVASAEMLGEADKLPDLLEAHKVSVLDTVPTLLSLLPRDVASLRLIILGGEACPPSIAARWCRPGRKIFNSYGPTETTVVATVAEVRPGTPVTIGRPIPNYTCYVAGENLELLPPGVEGELLIGGPGVAKGYLRRERLTREKFIANPFNPYSFDTNSFGAEPADPFLYRSGDAVKIEANGDIGFRGRIDDQVKVRGFRVELGEIESKLGDVCGVAQAAVVLRSDNDIEQLVAFVVPGFDVELDSKVLRNELRQRLPAYMVPARFEQVRSLPKLSSGKIDRKSLKLIELAATDITEAQEEPRNDMEAKLLDAAKRVLPPQAIPFDADFFTDLGGHSLLAARFISVVRETPALAKITLQDVYTARSLRTLAELLEKKWGRGTAPEDLSFEPPPLLRRFLCGCAQAVALPVILALVTAQWLGVFVSYMLLTSADASFAEEAISLIGVYMCINIATVAIVIAAKWLVIGRFKPGRYPLWGVYYFRWWLVKRFLGLVHIKWFQGSPIMRLYLRALGAKIGTDVLLGEVEPGAVDLISIGSGTSVGANANFANARVEGNELIIGTIDIGAQAYIGSSCVIEENTVIGEGAELGDLTALGSGGRAGAWEIWDGSPARKTGLVDRAALDAPSKASPAHRVLMTVMYTALILAIPPLGLLPIFPAFWVFDRIDDLIGTADFDRTIYMMSIPIMAWPTAFVMVLVTVGFIAACRWIILPRVREGTYSVHSWFYFRKWAVALATEVTLETLSSLFATIYMRTWYRLMGAKIGKDAEISTNLSGRYDLVEIGEKCFIADEVILGDEEIRNGWMYLKRVKTGPRVFVGNSAVVPAGAEIPSDALIGIKSKPPANHLMHSGDTWFGSPPIKLPVRQTFDGGGTNWTYEAPPWKKFARACFEAVTISMPTMLFITFGTWAVEWFSTAVLNGEYFKVAWQFTFASVAICLAMTLIVVAIKWITMGRYEPMMKPMWSWWAMRTEAVAVIYWGLAGKVLLDHLRGTPFLPWLMRLFGTKFGRGVFMDMTDITEFDCVSVGDYAALNTLSALQTHLYEDRVMKVGKVFVGNGVTVGAGSTVLYDTLVSDYARLGPLTLVMKGEQIPSNTAWEGAPAEPKASMDTTVLAKAAA, encoded by the coding sequence ATGCTGCACAGTTTGGCGACCGCCCAAGTGTCCCTGGAGGATGACGCCCATTCGGCGCACCCCCTGGGCGGAATTTTGCTTGGCCCCGCCCGGCCCGATTTGATCCGCGACGAACTGCTTTGCGAAATCTTCGCCGCCACGGTTGCAAGCCGCCCCGCCGCCGCCGCCATGATCACAGCGGAAGGCAGGCTGACCTATGCCGAGATCGACGCGAGAGCGGAGAATCTCGCGCGCCGTCTTGTGCAAAAAGGGGTTCACCCGGGCAGGATTGTCGGGCTCTGGATGCCGCGCGGCCACGAGCTTCTGATCGCTCAGATCGCCGTTGCCAAGACGGGCGCCGCCTGGCTTCCCTTCGACGCGGATGCTCCGTCCGAACGGGTCGCCATTTGCCTTTCGGACGCCGAAGCCTGGGGCGTTTTGACCAGTTCCGCTTTCGCGGCGATGCTCACCGCGCCCTGCCCGGCTTGGACCTATGCCGGGCTCTTGGCCGAGCCTGTTGACGCTTTTGACACAACGAAGGTCGACGCGCGCGCGCTTGGCGCCCGCCCGGACGACCCAGCCTATCTCATTTACACATCCGGCTCGACCGGCACCCCGAAGGGAATCGTGATCTCGGGGCGCAATATTTGCCATTATCTGCGTTCCGCCAATGAGGTCTATGGCGTCCAGGACAGCGATGTCGTCTTCCAGGGAGCATCGGTCGCCTTCGATCTTTCGATGGAGGAAATCTGGATTCCCTATCTCGTGGGCGCCACGCTCTTCGTGGCAAGCGCCGAGATGCTGGGCGAAGCCGACAAGCTGCCTGACCTCCTCGAAGCACACAAGGTCAGCGTGCTCGACACCGTACCGACCTTGCTTTCGCTGCTGCCACGCGACGTCGCGAGTTTGCGGCTCATCATCCTTGGCGGTGAGGCTTGCCCGCCTTCGATCGCGGCGAGATGGTGCCGGCCTGGCCGCAAAATCTTCAATTCCTATGGACCCACAGAAACGACGGTCGTCGCAACAGTTGCGGAGGTCAGACCGGGGACACCCGTCACCATCGGGCGGCCGATTCCGAATTACACTTGCTATGTCGCAGGCGAAAATCTCGAATTGCTCCCCCCCGGCGTCGAAGGCGAGCTGCTCATCGGCGGACCCGGTGTGGCAAAGGGCTATTTGCGCCGCGAACGGCTAACCCGCGAAAAATTTATCGCAAATCCATTCAACCCATATTCTTTCGACACCAATTCCTTTGGGGCAGAGCCGGCGGACCCTTTTTTGTACCGGTCCGGCGACGCGGTCAAAATCGAAGCGAACGGCGACATCGGCTTTCGCGGCCGAATCGACGACCAGGTGAAGGTGCGTGGGTTCCGCGTCGAACTGGGCGAGATCGAAAGCAAGCTCGGTGATGTTTGCGGGGTTGCGCAAGCCGCCGTCGTCTTGCGCAGCGACAACGACATCGAGCAGCTGGTCGCCTTCGTTGTGCCAGGCTTCGATGTCGAACTCGATTCAAAAGTTCTGCGCAATGAACTGCGGCAACGTCTGCCCGCCTATATGGTGCCGGCAAGATTCGAGCAAGTCAGAAGCCTGCCGAAACTATCGTCCGGCAAGATCGACAGGAAGAGTCTAAAGCTGATCGAGCTTGCCGCCACGGATATAACCGAGGCGCAGGAAGAGCCGCGCAACGACATGGAGGCGAAACTTCTCGACGCCGCCAAACGCGTGCTGCCGCCGCAAGCGATCCCTTTCGATGCCGATTTCTTCACCGATCTCGGCGGCCATTCCTTGCTCGCCGCGCGTTTCATCTCGGTTGTCCGCGAAACGCCCGCGCTGGCAAAGATCACCTTGCAGGACGTCTATACGGCACGTTCGCTCCGCACATTGGCCGAGCTTCTTGAAAAAAAATGGGGCCGTGGCACAGCTCCCGAAGATCTCTCCTTTGAGCCTCCGCCGCTGTTGCGCCGTTTTCTCTGTGGCTGCGCGCAGGCTGTGGCGCTCCCGGTTATCCTCGCGCTGGTGACCGCGCAATGGCTCGGCGTTTTCGTGAGCTATATGCTGCTGACCAGCGCCGATGCGAGCTTCGCCGAGGAAGCGATTTCGCTCATCGGCGTCTATATGTGCATCAACATCGCGACGGTGGCGATCGTCATCGCCGCGAAATGGCTGGTGATCGGCAGATTCAAGCCAGGGCGCTATCCCTTGTGGGGCGTCTATTATTTCCGCTGGTGGCTGGTGAAGCGATTCCTTGGTCTCGTTCATATCAAATGGTTCCAGGGCTCGCCAATCATGCGCCTCTATCTCCGGGCGCTTGGTGCGAAGATCGGCACGGATGTGCTGCTGGGTGAGGTCGAACCGGGCGCCGTCGATTTGATTTCGATCGGTTCGGGAACGAGCGTCGGCGCGAACGCCAATTTCGCCAATGCCCGGGTCGAGGGAAACGAACTCATCATCGGCACCATCGACATCGGAGCGCAGGCCTATATTGGCTCGTCCTGCGTCATCGAGGAAAACACGGTCATCGGCGAGGGCGCCGAACTCGGGGATTTGACCGCGCTCGGCTCGGGCGGGCGCGCCGGAGCCTGGGAAATTTGGGATGGCTCGCCAGCGCGCAAGACCGGCCTGGTGGACCGCGCCGCATTGGACGCGCCGTCCAAAGCTTCCCCCGCGCATCGCGTCCTCATGACGGTCATGTACACGGCTCTTATTCTCGCCATCCCCCCGCTTGGCCTGTTGCCGATTTTCCCGGCCTTTTGGGTGTTTGACCGGATCGACGATTTGATCGGCACGGCTGATTTCGATCGCACCATCTATATGATGTCGATCCCCATAATGGCGTGGCCGACCGCCTTTGTCATGGTGCTCGTCACCGTCGGCTTTATCGCGGCCTGCCGTTGGATCATCCTGCCACGGGTGCGCGAGGGGACCTATTCGGTGCACTCCTGGTTCTATTTCCGCAAATGGGCGGTGGCGCTCGCGACCGAGGTGACGCTCGAGACCTTGTCGTCCTTGTTCGCGACGATCTATATGCGCACCTGGTACCGGCTGATGGGCGCCAAAATCGGCAAGGACGCCGAAATCTCGACGAATCTTTCCGGCCGCTACGATCTCGTCGAGATCGGTGAGAAATGCTTCATCGCCGATGAAGTCATCCTCGGCGACGAAGAGATCCGCAACGGCTGGATGTATTTGAAACGCGTCAAGACAGGCCCGCGCGTGTTCGTCGGCAACAGCGCCGTGGTGCCGGCTGGGGCGGAAATTCCTAGTGACGCACTCATCGGCATCAAGTCGAAACCGCCGGCGAACCATCTGATGCATTCGGGCGACACCTGGTTCGGATCGCCACCCATCAAGCTTCCGGTCCGCCAGACATTCGATGGCGGCGGCACGAATTGGACCTATGAAGCGCCGCCCTGGAAAAAATTTGCCCGCGCCTGTTTCGAGGCCGTCACGATTTCCATGCCGACCATGTTGTTCATCACCTTCGGCACCTGGGCGGTGGAATGGTTCAGCACGGCCGTGCTCAACGGTGAATATTTCAAGGTCGCGTGGCAGTTCACATTTGCGTCCGTTGCCATTTGCCTCGCCATGACGCTCATCGTCGTCGCGATAAAATGGATCACCATGGGCCGTTACGAGCCGATGATGAAACCCATGTGGTCCTGGTGGGCGATGCGGACCGAGGCGGTGGCGGTGATCTATTGGGGCTTGGCGGGGAAGGTTTTGCTCGATCATTTGCGCGGCACGCCGTTCCTGCCTTGGCTCATGCGCCTGTTCGGCACGAAGTTTGGACGCGGCGTGTTTATGGACATGACCGACATCACCGAATTCGACTGCGTGAGCGTCGGCGATTACGCCGCCTTGAACACGCTGAGCGCGCTGCAAACGCATCTTTACGAGGATCGCGTGATGAAAGTCGGCAAGGTGTTCGTCGGCAACGGCGTCACCGTCGGCGCGGGCTCCACCGTTCTTTACGATACGCTTGTGTCCGATTATGCCCGGCTGGGGCCGCTCACTCTTGTCATGAAGGGCGAGCAAATTCCCAGCAACACGGCCTGGGAAGGGGCGCCCGCCGAGCCGAAGGCATCGATGGACACGACGGTCCTGGCTAAGGCAGCCGCCTAA
- a CDS encoding YbjN domain-containing protein translates to MSLLQFDAARTEHPVDIIERIAAHNHWSFDRDEQDEISISVTGGWTDYNIAFTWLAEVEALHVACAFDLKVPPPRLMELASLVALINEQLWIGHFDIWPSEGVIMFRHAILLAGGAELNGHQCQTVLASAVRACERYYQAFQFVVWAGKSGSEALGSIMLETQGRA, encoded by the coding sequence ATGTCGCTTTTGCAATTCGACGCCGCCCGCACCGAACATCCCGTCGATATTATCGAACGAATCGCCGCGCACAATCACTGGTCGTTCGACCGCGACGAACAGGATGAGATTTCGATCTCGGTCACCGGCGGCTGGACCGACTACAATATTGCCTTCACCTGGCTCGCCGAGGTCGAAGCCTTGCACGTCGCCTGCGCCTTCGACCTCAAAGTACCGCCGCCGCGCCTGATGGAGCTGGCCTCGCTCGTCGCGCTGATCAACGAACAATTGTGGATCGGGCATTTCGACATTTGGCCCTCTGAGGGCGTCATCATGTTCCGGCACGCCATCTTGCTTGCCGGCGGTGCTGAGCTGAACGGCCACCAGTGCCAGACGGTGCTCGCCAGTGCGGTGCGCGCCTGCGAACGCTATTATCAAGCGTTTCAATTTGTGGTCTGGGCCGGCAAATCTGGGTCCGAGGCGCTGGGTTCGATCATGCTTGAAACGCAAGGCCGGGCCTGA
- the proC gene encoding pyrroline-5-carboxylate reductase — MPSPGADRFKARLLLAGAGKMGGAMLRAWLDRGYEPDKIHVLEPHPSPEIFELARDRGFALGAPSIAPDILVLAIKPQSLDEAAPGLTAFASPATLVISILAGKTIANIAAKLPQATAIIRAMPNLAAAVGRGVTVLTANPAATPAQRAAAESLLAATGVVEWLADEALIDAATAVSGSGPAYVFYLAEVLASAGTSAGLPAEIAARLARATVEGSGELLFRSSGKSPAELRENVTSRGGVTAAALEILMAPDGLEPLLERAVKAAQQRARSLAG, encoded by the coding sequence ATGCCATCGCCCGGAGCGGATCGCTTCAAGGCGCGCTTGCTTCTTGCCGGAGCAGGCAAGATGGGCGGCGCCATGCTGCGGGCATGGCTCGACCGGGGCTATGAGCCGGACAAAATCCATGTCCTCGAGCCGCACCCCTCGCCGGAGATTTTCGAACTCGCGCGGGACCGCGGCTTTGCCCTGGGAGCCCCCTCCATTGCACCGGACATTCTCGTGCTCGCCATCAAGCCGCAGAGTCTCGATGAAGCGGCGCCCGGGCTTACTGCGTTTGCAAGCCCGGCAACGCTGGTCATTTCGATCCTCGCGGGCAAAACCATCGCCAATATCGCGGCGAAACTGCCGCAAGCGACGGCCATCATCCGGGCGATGCCCAATCTTGCCGCGGCGGTGGGACGCGGCGTCACCGTGCTGACTGCCAACCCGGCGGCAACGCCAGCCCAGCGTGCGGCGGCCGAATCCTTGCTCGCCGCGACCGGCGTGGTCGAATGGCTGGCGGACGAGGCCTTGATCGATGCAGCGACGGCTGTATCAGGTTCCGGTCCCGCCTATGTGTTTTACCTTGCCGAGGTCTTGGCAAGCGCCGGAACAAGCGCCGGTCTCCCCGCCGAGATCGCCGCGCGGCTCGCCCGCGCCACCGTCGAGGGGTCTGGGGAATTGTTGTTCCGGAGTTCTGGCAAAAGCCCCGCGGAATTACGCGAAAATGTGACATCGCGTGGCGGAGTCACGGCGGCCGCCCTTGAAATCTTGATGGCGCCGGATGGCCTTGAACCCTTGCTCGAGCGCGCCGTGAAAGCCGCGCAACAGAGGGCGAGGTCGCTTGCTGGCTAG
- a CDS encoding AI-2E family transporter, with translation MRKGCRQRGHGMKALRPSTLWIGMLAVLVLLIVLLHDILLPFVAGLALAYLLEPVVEWLERHGINRTLATLGIVGIFIIGVATIVVLVTPVLGAAIANFIDKLPDYIAQMQAFANDPRRPWLRKLLGEGLADAEQSAGQIAALAADWIPTFLRRLWSDSAAVLSMVSLLVVTPIVTVYLLIDWRHLIAAINRAIPTEERPMVLELAGELDDTIAGFLRGQGTICLILAVYYAVALWAIGLNHGVLIGLAAGLISFVPYLGSLSGLLLSVCVAVLQFWPHWTMIPVVVGIFLAGQAIADYLLSPYLIASRVQLNPVSMMFAITAFGYLFGFVGLLIAVPLAAAIGVTIRFAMRQHLVNLTEAANTPPPVSISTKSEAQLPRKNWLKALLSK, from the coding sequence ATGCGGAAAGGCTGCCGCCAGCGGGGGCATGGCATGAAGGCGTTGCGTCCTTCCACACTCTGGATTGGGATGCTGGCGGTCCTCGTCCTGCTGATCGTGCTGCTGCACGATATCCTTCTGCCCTTTGTGGCCGGGCTCGCCCTGGCCTATCTGCTCGAACCGGTGGTCGAGTGGCTTGAGCGGCATGGGATCAACCGCACTCTCGCGACGCTCGGCATCGTCGGCATTTTCATCATAGGAGTTGCCACCATCGTCGTCTTGGTGACGCCTGTGCTCGGTGCCGCGATTGCGAATTTCATCGACAAACTCCCAGACTACATCGCGCAAATGCAGGCTTTCGCCAACGATCCCCGCCGCCCATGGCTCCGCAAGCTTCTCGGCGAAGGACTGGCCGACGCAGAACAATCGGCGGGGCAGATCGCGGCACTGGCCGCCGACTGGATTCCCACATTTTTGCGCAGGCTGTGGTCGGATAGCGCGGCCGTGCTCTCGATGGTCTCGCTCTTGGTAGTCACCCCAATCGTCACGGTTTATTTGCTGATCGATTGGCGGCATCTGATCGCGGCGATCAACCGCGCCATTCCAACGGAAGAGCGGCCGATGGTGCTGGAGCTTGCTGGCGAACTTGACGACACCATCGCCGGCTTCCTTCGCGGGCAGGGAACAATCTGCCTCATTCTCGCCGTTTATTATGCGGTCGCGCTTTGGGCTATTGGCCTCAACCACGGTGTTCTGATCGGCCTTGCCGCCGGTCTTATCAGCTTCGTTCCTTATCTTGGATCGCTCAGCGGTCTTTTGCTCTCGGTCTGCGTGGCGGTGCTGCAGTTTTGGCCGCACTGGACCATGATTCCCGTTGTGGTCGGGATCTTTCTTGCCGGGCAAGCGATCGCTGACTATTTGCTGTCCCCCTATCTCATCGCCTCGCGGGTGCAACTCAATCCCGTCTCGATGATGTTTGCCATTACCGCGTTCGGCTATTTGTTTGGCTTTGTCGGGCTCTTGATCGCGGTGCCGCTGGCCGCCGCGATTGGCGTGACCATCCGGTTTGCGATGCGCCAGCATCTGGTAAATCTGACCGAGGCGGCCAATACGCCGCCGCCCGTCTCCATTTCCACGAAGAGCGAAGCCCAGCTTCCGCGCAAGAATTGGCTTAAAGCGCTGCTCTCGAAGTGA
- a CDS encoding SAM-dependent methyltransferase: MTPLETLIREMIVETGPISIEIYMKLALGHLEHGYYTSKMPLGESGDFITAPEISQMFGELIGLWCVAVWRAMGAPRPFLLVELGPGRGSLMADALRATKIAPDFLSAIDLHLVETSEILRRSQRAALAASGLVPKWHTSVEDLPAGPMIIIANEFFDCLPVRHFVRGVDGWHERLVGLDGTGQLCFGLAPGPDPGLAMPGEPGEVLEAGFAAMHVMAGLAARLAAQGGALLAIDYGYDGPPRGETLQAVQRHRFADPLADPGGADLTAHVDFRNLARAARASGAAVHGPVPQGEFLARLGLHERAVALRKRANARQCAAIDAALDRLAGDGTAAGSASMARLFKALAVTAPGLDVPPGFEGAA; encoded by the coding sequence ATGACGCCACTCGAAACTTTGATCCGCGAAATGATCGTCGAGACCGGCCCAATCAGCATCGAGATCTATATGAAGCTTGCGCTCGGCCATCTGGAACACGGTTATTACACCTCCAAAATGCCGCTCGGGGAGAGCGGTGATTTCATCACCGCGCCAGAGATCAGCCAGATGTTCGGCGAATTGATCGGCCTTTGGTGTGTCGCCGTCTGGCGCGCCATGGGCGCCCCAAGGCCTTTCCTTCTGGTTGAGTTGGGGCCGGGGCGCGGCAGTCTGATGGCGGATGCTTTGCGGGCGACGAAAATCGCGCCGGATTTTCTAAGCGCGATCGATCTCCATCTCGTCGAGACAAGCGAGATCCTGCGGCGGAGTCAGCGTGCCGCGCTGGCCGCGTCTGGGCTTGTCCCAAAATGGCACACAAGCGTCGAGGATCTGCCCGCTGGCCCGATGATCATTATCGCCAATGAGTTCTTCGACTGTCTGCCGGTCCGCCATTTCGTTCGCGGTGTGGATGGCTGGCATGAGCGGCTCGTCGGCCTCGATGGCACTGGGCAACTCTGCTTTGGCCTCGCCCCCGGTCCGGACCCCGGCCTTGCTATGCCAGGAGAACCGGGTGAGGTGCTGGAGGCAGGTTTTGCGGCCATGCATGTGATGGCGGGTCTTGCGGCGCGCCTCGCGGCGCAAGGCGGCGCCCTCCTCGCCATCGATTACGGCTATGATGGCCCCCCGCGCGGTGAAACCTTGCAAGCCGTGCAGCGGCATCGTTTCGCCGACCCGCTGGCCGATCCTGGCGGCGCCGATCTCACCGCGCATGTTGATTTTCGTAACCTCGCCCGGGCGGCACGGGCTTCGGGCGCGGCGGTTCATGGCCCCGTGCCGCAAGGTGAATTTCTCGCCCGGCTAGGTCTCCATGAGCGGGCCGTGGCCTTGCGCAAACGTGCAAATGCGCGCCAATGCGCGGCCATCGATGCGGCGCTCGACCGTCTGGCGGGCGATGGGACGGCTGCGGGGAGCGCCAGCATGGCGCGGCTTTTCAAGGCGCTTGCCGTGACGGCGCCCGGCCTCGACGTCCCGCCGGGTTTCGAGGGGGCAGCATGA
- the lgt gene encoding prolipoprotein diacylglyceryl transferase → MPFLLAFPSIDPVLINIGPLPIRWYALAYIAGLSLGWLYARALVSRKAFWGGPSPLNPLDIDDLLFYVAMGVIFGGRFGYVVFYNASFYIAHPAEVFAVWKGGMSFHGGLAGTALAIYWLAKRKHLPVLSLTDICAAAVPIGLFLGRIANFIKPELWGRPSDVSWAMVFPGGGPLPRHPSQLYEAALEGLVLFVVLYIAVRLGALRRPGLIAGIFAAGYGIARIICEFFREPDPQLGFLFGGATMGMLLSLPLIAAGLALIVHARRTPLLASGNGKPA, encoded by the coding sequence ATGCCCTTCCTTCTTGCCTTTCCAAGCATCGATCCGGTTCTGATCAATATCGGCCCCTTGCCGATCCGGTGGTACGCCTTGGCCTATATCGCTGGGCTTTCGCTCGGCTGGCTCTATGCACGGGCCTTGGTGAGTCGAAAAGCCTTTTGGGGCGGCCCATCGCCGCTCAATCCCTTGGATATCGACGATCTCCTTTTCTATGTGGCGATGGGGGTCATCTTCGGCGGCAGGTTCGGCTACGTCGTCTTCTACAATGCGAGCTTTTACATCGCCCATCCGGCTGAGGTTTTTGCCGTATGGAAAGGCGGTATGTCGTTTCACGGCGGTCTCGCCGGAACGGCATTGGCCATTTATTGGCTCGCCAAGCGCAAACACCTGCCGGTGCTGAGCCTCACAGATATTTGCGCCGCCGCGGTTCCGATCGGGCTCTTTCTGGGGCGAATCGCCAATTTCATCAAACCGGAACTTTGGGGGCGGCCTTCGGATGTGTCCTGGGCCATGGTGTTCCCCGGCGGCGGCCCGTTGCCGCGTCACCCGAGCCAGCTCTATGAGGCGGCTCTCGAAGGGCTGGTTTTATTTGTGGTGCTCTATATCGCAGTCCGGTTGGGGGCCCTGCGGCGGCCCGGTCTCATCGCCGGAATATTCGCCGCCGGCTATGGTATCGCGCGCATCATCTGTGAGTTTTTCCGGGAACCTGATCCACAGCTTGGATTTCTGTTCGGGGGCGCCACCATGGGCATGCTCTTGTCGCTGCCTTTGATCGCTGCGGGTCTCGCGCTGATCGTCCATGCCCGCCGGACGCCGCTGCTGGCGAGCGGGAATGGAAAGCCCGCATGA
- a CDS encoding accessory factor UbiK family protein — translation MAANRVLDDFAKLMTDASEVAQGVRREAETAVKSQLDRLLATMDVVSREEFEAVKQMAAKARDENEKLSKRVAALEAAISAGAGNTTSK, via the coding sequence ATGGCGGCAAACCGCGTGTTGGATGATTTCGCAAAGCTTATGACCGATGCTAGCGAGGTGGCCCAAGGCGTCCGCCGCGAGGCTGAAACGGCAGTCAAAAGCCAGCTCGACCGCCTCCTCGCGACCATGGATGTGGTCTCGCGCGAGGAATTCGAGGCCGTCAAGCAGATGGCCGCGAAGGCCCGCGACGAGAACGAAAAGTTAAGCAAGAGAGTGGCTGCGCTCGAAGCCGCGATTTCCGCGGGCGCCGGGAACACTACAAGTAAATAG